Within Streptomyces sp. SS1-1, the genomic segment CTGGGATGGCCGGGCGCGCCCCGGGTATTTCGACTTCCTGGGCGGCGCCCGAATACCTGTCCATCGTCGGCTCGGGAGAGGGCGGTGTTCAACAGTCGCCTTTCAAGCCTTCGGACCAGATCGACAGGACCGCTACCGCTTTGTTGGCGCAGGGCCAGGCACGTGTCAGAAAAGCGTCAGACGCCCCGGTGGGCCGATACCGGAAGGGGATTCGGGGACGTACGGAATGCACGGCCGTCCGCTGCCCGGAAAGGCGTCGGGGCAGCGAAAAAAGGGCGGGCTCCCATGTGGGGAGCCCGCCCTTCGGATCGGTGTGTGTGGTCAGCGGCCGCCGAAGCGGAAGCCGACCCCGCGCACGGTGACGATCCAGTCGCTGCCGCCGAGTTTGCCGCGCAGACTGCTGACATGGGTGTCCACGGTGCGCCGGGACCAGGAGCCGCCCCAGACCTGCTGCATGATCCGCTTGCGCGAGATGACGGTCTCCGGGTGGGAGGCCAGCAGGTGCAGGAGGTCGAACTCCTTGCGGGTGAGTTCCACGACGCGGCCGTGCAGGCTGACCTCGCGGGAGGCCGCGTCGATGCGCAACGGGCCGCGCAGGACCACTTGTTCGGCCTGCATCTGCGGACGCGAGCGGCGCATCACCGCGTCCATGCGGGCCATCAACTCCCGGAAGCCGTACGGCTTGACGAGGTAGTCGTCGGCGCCGGCCTGGAGGCCGAGGACCCGGTCCAGTTCCGTCCCCCACCCGGTCACGGCGATGAGCGGGACGTCGCTGAGCGCGCGGATGGAACGGCACACCTCGAGACCGTCCACGTCCGGCAGTTCGAGGTCGAGCAGGACGATGTCCGCGCGTTGGTACGACTGGAGGGCCGCGTTCCCCGTCGCGACCCCTTCGACATGGTGACCGTGCCGCCGGAGGCCGGCGGTCAGCGTCTCCCGGTCGCCGGTGTTGTTCTCGACGACCAGGACCCGCCAGTTGGTGGCCGGCTTGCGGATCTGGGACGGGACGGGCTGCCGGATCTCCAGAGTGCTGCTCGTGGCGCGTTGACTCACTGCTCTCCCCCTGAACACGTAGTTCCCGCTCGAGCACTTCGCTGGACGAGCCTAAAAACCTACCTCTCGGTTTGTCAAAAAAAGACTAGGTAAACTCACCGACCGTCACAACGAATGCGGCTTTCGCCGGAGTTGATGTCAAGTGAAGGATCAATTCCGCTGCACAGCGTCATCGCTTTCACGATCTTCACTTCGCTTCGCGAGTAATTTTCGACCGTGAACCAGGTGCGAACAGCCACTGACGGCGGACGCGGTATGTTCTTGACCGCCCCCTGGAGAGCCAGAGGTGCGCAGGTGGATCGCTGAAAACGGTCGCGCCGGACGTGTTCCGCCCTTCCAGGCACGGTGGTATACCGTCCAGAACGTTCTCGGCCGTCCGATTCCCTGCTTCCGCTTCACCCTCGGCCTGGTCCTGAGGTGGGAAAGTGTGATCGTCTGGGCACTACTGACGGAGTGTCGATAACGTTGAGGGCCGCCGACCACACCGACGCTCCCCTGGGGTGGGCACTCGCGCCCACTAAACAGACCTTGAAGTCCGTTTCGGGACGGGCGGGATGAGAGGAAGCACGCAGGTGGGACTACAACAGGAGAGGGCGATCCGCACACGCCGGCTGATGCTCAAGTCGGCGGCCGACGTCTTCGACCGCGAGGACTACGCCTCGGCCAGGCTCTCCGACATCAGCGCACGGGCCAACATGAGCACCGGCGCTCTGCACTTCCACTTCGCGAACAAGGAGGAGCTGGCGCAGGCCGTCGTGAGCGAGGCGCGCGGCACCCTGTGGCACGCCGCGCGCTGCGCCTACGAGCACAACTCGGAGCCGCTCCAGGCGCTCACCGACGTCTCCCACGCCCTGAGCCAGCTGCTCTCCTGGGACGTCGTGGCGCGGGCCGGCCTGCGGCTGGACAACGACCGGTCCCGGCGCGGCCGGGAACAGTTCCTGCACGCCTGGCACGCCGCCGTGCAGCGGCTGCTCGACCGTGCGCGGCAGGAGGGCAGCCTGGCGCAGCAGGTCCACCTGAGGGCGGTGACCTGCGCCATCGTGGCCGCCACGACCGGGATAGGGGTGCTCATCAAGGGGGGTGAGGCGGAGCGGACACGGCTCGCCTTCACCGGGTTCTGGCAGGGCTTCCTGCCGGGGCTCGCCGTACCGGACCTGCTCGGGCGGCTGAACCCCGGCGGGACGGCCGAGGTGGTGGAGTACGCGGTGTCCGCGTCCCGCTACCTGCCCTTCTCCCCGGACGAGACGCTGGGGACCGAGAGCGCCGCGTCGGGCGTGCGCTGACCCCTGCCGGGTTCCCGCGGCGGGGCCGGCTCCGCGTTCCGGTACCGGGCCGCGTACCGGGGGAAGCCCTCGGCGAACGACGGGCCGGGGGAGCAGCCGAGCGCGTCCCAGACCGGTGTGTCCTCGAACCAGTGGTCCACCGCGAGCAGTTCGAGGTGGTGCAGGGCGACGGGGTGGCCGCGCAGCCGGGCGCGCGCCTCCTCCAGCGGCAGGCCGGGCGCGGTCCCCGGAAAGAGACCGTACGTTTCGGCGACGGCGGTCAGCAGATCCTCACCCGGCACCGGCCGGGGATGGTTGACGAACCGGACACCGCCGGTGTGTTCCGGCGGGGCGAGCGCGGCCGAAAGCAGTGCCCTGCCCAGGGCGGCGGCGTCGACCGCCGACTGCCGGCCGAGCCGCCCCTCGGGCCGGGCGCCGAGCGCCCGCAGCAGCGTGAGCACGCCGGGCACCACCCAGCGGTCGCCCGCCCCGTAGACGAGGTGGGGCCGCAGGACCGTGCCGCCGGCCGCGAGCACATGGCCCTCGGCCGCCGCCCGGGTCCTGCTGGTGGCGGACACCGGGGCGAGGGGGACCTCGCCGGGCCGGACCGCGCGGAACGGGCCCCTGCCGTGCACCGCCGCCGTGCTCAGGTACACGAACCGCCGGACGCCCGCCCGTTGTGCCTCCTCGACCAGGGCGCGGGTGCCCAGGTCGTTGACGCGCCGCAGTTCCCCGGGGTCGCCGCCGACGCGGGACGCGCAGTGCACGACCGCGTCGACGCCGTCGCAGACACCGGCGAGCGAGGCGGGCTCGGCGAGGTCGCCCCGTACGAGGGTGTGGGGCGGGCGCAGGCCGGGCGGCGGGCCGGCGCGGGCCAGCAGCCGCAGCCGTACGCCCCCCGCGGCGCCGGCCGCGGCGACCACGTGGCCGCCGACGAACCCGCCGGACCCGGTCACCAGGACGTGCGGGCTCACCCGTCGTCCCGTACGGCGGTCCCCAGGGTCGCGGTGAAGACGGGCTCCTCCCCCTGGATGCCCCGCACCCGCACCACCGGTCCCTGGTCGGCGTCCGTCTCGTGTCCGGCCAGGAGCCAGCAGGGCTCGGCGAGTTCGCAGTATTTGTGGAAGGCGACCCGCATCGAGGCCGGGTGGAAGTCGTGCCCGGGGGTGAGCGCGGTGGCGGCCTGGCGGGCGGCCTCCAGGAGGACCATGCCGGGGACGTGGTCGTTGGGGCGGGCGAAGAGCGTCGGGTGCGCGGTGTTCAGGCGCAGCCGCCAGCCGGGGCGGTGCTTGGACCGGGCGAGGACGACGTCGGCGGGGTCGGTGCGGCCGGTCTCGTGGGCGGGGACGGCGGGCAGCAGCGGCACCGCGCCGGCCGCCGCGTCCATGCTCGCGCCGCGCAGTCTGCGGTAGACGCGGGCGGAGGTGCAGTACAGGATGCCCATGCTGGTGGCGAGCACCCGGCCGAGCCGCTGGAAGCGCAGGTCGACCCGCATCCCGACCAGGCGTCCGGCGCGCAGCTGTACGTCGGAGCAGTCGACGACCACGTCGATCGGGCCCGAGGCGGCGAGCACGGTGAACTCGTCGGTCAGCAGCCGGTAGCCGAGTTCCTGCATCACGAACTGGTCGCCGACGGGGACGCCGTACGCGGCGTGCGCGAGCATCATCGTGGCCTGCCGGGTGGTCTCGGCCACCAGCATCGGGTCCTGCCGTCCGCCGGGCAGCGGGGCGAAGAACCGGTGGGCGGCGGGCCAGTCGACGGTGACGAGGTAGCGGTGCTCGGACAGGCGCAGCCAGTCGACGGGGAAGCGGTCGGCGGCGTCGGGGCGGTGGCACAGCTCTCCGGTGGCCCGTCCGTCGGGAATCAGAACCGGGGAGTCGGTCTGGTATGCGAGGCGTACGAGGGTCTGTTCGGAGCGGTTCGCCGGGGCGTGTTCGCCGCCCGGACGGCCCGGACGGGCCGGTGAGGCCGCCGAAGCGGTGTCGGATCGTTCCTGCGCCGGGGTCAGATGCGGACGGGACCCGACGAACCTGTCGACTACGGATATAGCGGGATCGGCCATGGAGTGCCCCCTGAGTCGCTGCCTGCGGGGAATAGTTCCCCTCTCGACAAAAGACTGGCAGTCCGGTTCTCTTTGCGGGGGAACCTGACCAAGCTCTGACATAGAAACAGGCACGGGGGCATGGCACGACAAGCGCGAGCGATCCAGACCCGCACGTCGATCCTGCTGGCGGCGGCGGAGGTGTTCGACGAGCGGGGCTACAGCACGGCCACCATCACGGAGATCATCGCGCGCGCCGGCGTGACGAAGGGTGCGCTGTACTTCCACTTCTCGTCCAAGGAGGACCTGGCCCTCGGGGTGATAGCGGCGCAGCTGGAGCTGGGCCCGCTGCCCGCGCAGCGCACGAAGCTGCAGGAACTCACCGATCAGGGACTGCTGTTCGCCCACCAGCTGCAGTACGACCCGCTCACCCGGGCCAGTGTGGGGCTGGCCATGGACCAGTGGAGCGAGAACGGCGAGGGCGCCAACCCCTTCCACGGCCGCCCGTTCCAGGAGTGGGCGGACCGGCTGACCGAACTGCTCGTGGAGGCGCGCGGGCGCGGGGAGCTGCTGCCGCACGTCGATCCGGCGGAGACGGCGGAGCTGCTGTCCGGGGCGTTCACCGGCATCCAGTGGACGTCGCAGGTGCTGTGCCAGCGGCGGGATCTGACGCGCCGGGTCATCGCGATGTTCCGGCATCTGCTGCCCAGCGTGGCGATGCCGCAGATCCTGCCGACGCTGGAGCTGAGCGAGGAGCGGGCCGTCGCCCTCCTCGCCTCGCGCGACGCCGCGCTGGAGGCGGAGGAGGCCGAGGCCGGCGGGGACAGCGCGGCCTGACGGGCGGCCCGCGCGGCCCCCGGGGGCGCCGGTGTTCAGCCGGCGTCCTCCAGCCGGTAGCCGACGCCGCGCACCGTGGTGATCCAGCCCTCGCCCAGCTTGGCGCGCAGCGCGCTGACATGGGTGTCGACGGTGCGGGTGGAGATGGCCCACTCGTCCGCCCAGACCCCCGCGATCAGGTTCCGGCGGGAGACCACTGTCTCCGGCGCCGAGGCGAGCAGCAGCAGGATGTCGAACTCCTTGCGGGTCAGCTCCAGCGACCGCTCCCCCAGCCACGCCTCGCGGGTGCCGGGGTCCAGCCGGAGTGCCCCGCAGGCCACCCCGGCCGGGCCGCCGCCGGTGGCGACGCGGCGGGTCACCGCGTCCATCCGGGCGGCGAGCTCCCGGAATCCGTACGGCTTGACCAGGCAGTCGTCGGCGCCGGAGCGCAGGCTGAGCACCCGGTCCAGCTCGGAGTCCCGGCCGGTGAAGGTGATCAGCGGCGTGCCGCCGCGCGCCCTGATCTCGGCGCACACCTGCAGACCGTCGAGGTCGGGCAGGTCCAGGTCGAGCAGGACGACCTCGGCCTGCTCCCACGCCTGCAGTCCCGCCCGGCCGGTGCGGGCCCGCCGGACCTGGTGCCCGTTGCGCACCAGGCGGCAGACTAGGGGTTCGGCGGACCCGTCGTCCGGGTCGATCACGAGTACGCGCATCTGGACTCCACCGGGGGTCCGTCAGGCACGGGCGGGTGACCCCGCCCGGCCGGTACCCCCTGCCCTCACTCGCCCGCCGACCGGGTGTGCACCACGCGGTAGGTGTTGGAGTCCCGCCAGGTGGCCAGCGCGTCCACGGCGGCGTCGACCTTCTGCCGCTCCGCCGAGCGCTCGGCGGCCGGCTGCGCGAGGAAGGCGTCGTAGGCCTCCTTGCTGTCCCACTGGGAGTAGACGACGACCCACTTGCCCTCGATGTTGCGTCCGCGCAGTCCGCGCAGCACGGTGTGGCTGCGGTAGCCGGGGACCTTCTGGAGCCAGTCCTGGGACGCGCCGAGCGCCTCGACGAGGTCGTCCTGGTGCTTCTCGGTGACGCCGTACAGGTCGATGACCGTGTAGTCGTCGCGCTCCGGGGAGATCTCGGTC encodes:
- a CDS encoding response regulator transcription factor, coding for MEIRQPVPSQIRKPATNWRVLVVENNTGDRETLTAGLRRHGHHVEGVATGNAALQSYQRADIVLLDLELPDVDGLEVCRSIRALSDVPLIAVTGWGTELDRVLGLQAGADDYLVKPYGFRELMARMDAVMRRSRPQMQAEQVVLRGPLRIDAASREVSLHGRVVELTRKEFDLLHLLASHPETVISRKRIMQQVWGGSWSRRTVDTHVSSLRGKLGGSDWIVTVRGVGFRFGGR
- a CDS encoding ScbR family autoregulator-binding transcription factor, which translates into the protein MGLQQERAIRTRRLMLKSAADVFDREDYASARLSDISARANMSTGALHFHFANKEELAQAVVSEARGTLWHAARCAYEHNSEPLQALTDVSHALSQLLSWDVVARAGLRLDNDRSRRGREQFLHAWHAAVQRLLDRARQEGSLAQQVHLRAVTCAIVAATTGIGVLIKGGEAERTRLAFTGFWQGFLPGLAVPDLLGRLNPGGTAEVVEYAVSASRYLPFSPDETLGTESAASGVR
- a CDS encoding NAD-dependent epimerase/dehydratase family protein, with product MSPHVLVTGSGGFVGGHVVAAAGAAGGVRLRLLARAGPPPGLRPPHTLVRGDLAEPASLAGVCDGVDAVVHCASRVGGDPGELRRVNDLGTRALVEEAQRAGVRRFVYLSTAAVHGRGPFRAVRPGEVPLAPVSATSRTRAAAEGHVLAAGGTVLRPHLVYGAGDRWVVPGVLTLLRALGARPEGRLGRQSAVDAAALGRALLSAALAPPEHTGGVRFVNHPRPVPGEDLLTAVAETYGLFPGTAPGLPLEEARARLRGHPVALHHLELLAVDHWFEDTPVWDALGCSPGPSFAEGFPRYAARYRNAEPAPPREPGRGQRTPDAALSVPSVSSGEKGR
- a CDS encoding ScbA/BarX family gamma-butyrolactone biosynthesis protein, giving the protein MADPAISVVDRFVGSRPHLTPAQERSDTASAASPARPGRPGGEHAPANRSEQTLVRLAYQTDSPVLIPDGRATGELCHRPDAADRFPVDWLRLSEHRYLVTVDWPAAHRFFAPLPGGRQDPMLVAETTRQATMMLAHAAYGVPVGDQFVMQELGYRLLTDEFTVLAASGPIDVVVDCSDVQLRAGRLVGMRVDLRFQRLGRVLATSMGILYCTSARVYRRLRGASMDAAAGAVPLLPAVPAHETGRTDPADVVLARSKHRPGWRLRLNTAHPTLFARPNDHVPGMVLLEAARQAATALTPGHDFHPASMRVAFHKYCELAEPCWLLAGHETDADQGPVVRVRGIQGEEPVFTATLGTAVRDDG
- a CDS encoding ScbR family autoregulator-binding transcription factor, which encodes MARQARAIQTRTSILLAAAEVFDERGYSTATITEIIARAGVTKGALYFHFSSKEDLALGVIAAQLELGPLPAQRTKLQELTDQGLLFAHQLQYDPLTRASVGLAMDQWSENGEGANPFHGRPFQEWADRLTELLVEARGRGELLPHVDPAETAELLSGAFTGIQWTSQVLCQRRDLTRRVIAMFRHLLPSVAMPQILPTLELSEERAVALLASRDAALEAEEAEAGGDSAA
- a CDS encoding response regulator transcription factor, with amino-acid sequence MRVLVIDPDDGSAEPLVCRLVRNGHQVRRARTGRAGLQAWEQAEVVLLDLDLPDLDGLQVCAEIRARGGTPLITFTGRDSELDRVLSLRSGADDCLVKPYGFRELAARMDAVTRRVATGGGPAGVACGALRLDPGTREAWLGERSLELTRKEFDILLLLASAPETVVSRRNLIAGVWADEWAISTRTVDTHVSALRAKLGEGWITTVRGVGYRLEDAG
- a CDS encoding antibiotic biosynthesis monooxygenase family protein; this encodes MPKIAADGKNLTVLNLFSTDSAEKQDSLLAAMREIVDSAAYEGWRSSTVHSGQTKFGTANFIQWRSTEDLEARYAGEEFKHRTLPLFGEITTAIRLLQNEVVFTQQKPGADETEISPERDDYTVIDLYGVTEKHQDDLVEALGASQDWLQKVPGYRSHTVLRGLRGRNIEGKWVVVYSQWDSKEAYDAFLAQPAAERSAERQKVDAAVDALATWRDSNTYRVVHTRSAGE